One genomic window of Dunckerocampus dactyliophorus isolate RoL2022-P2 chromosome 7, RoL_Ddac_1.1, whole genome shotgun sequence includes the following:
- the LOC129185052 gene encoding low affinity immunoglobulin epsilon Fc receptor-like isoform X2, with translation MPVTFNSKSGVIGTDGWNLMDSDCKSSQYGDRFPRSDIGQTPLQDTEQLPIRIMGCDNLTSQCIKLQSKYNTLLESNNQLENKLCSLTKEKDIVTGERDTLQNNRDSLQNERDVLRNERNTLHSERDTLKYQRDTFRSERDTLQNEQEALEKERDTLKGEKESLQNDRDTLQNEKGTLKAERDTLQREKETLKSELDTLQTERETLKSERDILKGEKISLQNDRDTLRSEKETLRSERDTLKGEKETLKNERNTVMTERDSLRDERDHLKLVSSNLTKELEVLQSRFNTVVESRDGLKEEAKELNQDRTEKLCPSDWVKFQEKCYYISKQDNTHSWKASRRDCKDRGGDLAIITTREEQDFVSAYYDRIWIGLSDLDHEGKWKWVNGEELDFKGFWQKGEPNNSDGNEDCVEISRSGRGWNDMPCGEQLSWVCED, from the exons ATGCCTGTGACATTTAACAGCAAGTCAGGGGTGATTGGAACAGATGGGTGGAATTTGATGGACTCGGATTGTAAATCATCACAATATGGAGACAGATTTCCAAGATCAG aTATCGGGCAAACCCCTCTTCAAGACACCGAACAACTGCCCATTCGTATAATGGGGTGTGATAATCTGACTTCACAATGTATAAAGTTACAGAGCAAATACAACACCTTGCTGGAAAGCAACAACCAGTTAGAGAACAAGCTCTGTTCTTTGACTAAAGAGAAAGACATCGTCACAGGAGAGCGGGACACCCTTCAAAACAATAGAGACAGCCTTCAGAACGAGCGAGACGTTCTCCGAAATGAGCGAAACACCCTGCACAGTGAACGTGACACCCTCAAATATCAGCGAGACACCTTCAGGAGTGAGCGAGACACCCTGCAAAATGAGCAAGAAGCCCTCGAGAAGGAGCGAGACACTCTCAAGGGTGAGAAAGAATCCCTCCAAAATGACAGAGACACCCTCCAAAATGAGAAAGGAACCCTCAAAGCTGAGCGCGACACCCTCCAAAGAGAGAAAGAAACCCTCAAAAGTGAGCTGGACACCCTCCAAACTGAGCGAGAAACTCTCAAAAGTGAGCGAGACATTCTGAAGGGTGAGAAAATATCACTCCAAAATGACAGGGACACCCTCCGAAGTGAGAAAGAAACCCTCAGAAGTGAGCGAGACACTCTCAAGGGTGAGAAAGAAACTCTAAAAAATGAGCGAAACACCGTCATGACTGAGCGAGACTCCTTAAGAGACGAACGAGATCATCTGAAGTTGGTATCCAGCAATCTGACCAAAGAGTTGGAGGTCCTGCAGAGTCGATTCAACACCGTGGTTGAAAGTCGAGATGGCTTGAAGGAGGAGGCTAAAGAGTTAAATCAGGACAGAACAG AAAAACTTTGTCCATCGGACTGGGTCAAATTCCAGGAGAAATGCTACTACATTTCTAAACAAGATAACACTCATTCGTGGAAAGCAAGTAGAAGAGACTGTAAAGACAGAGGAGGTGACCTGGCCATCATCACCACAAGAGAGGAGCAGGATTTTGTCAGCGCATACTATGATCGAATCTGGATCGGTCTGTCTGACTTGGATCATGAGGGCAAGTGGAAGTGGGTGAACGGGGAAGAACTGGACTTTAAAGGATTCTGGCAGAAAGGGGAGCCCAACAACTCAGATGGAAATGAGGACTGTGTGGAGATTTCACGTTCAGGAAGGGGATGGAACGATATGCCTTGCGGCGAGCAATTGTCTTGGGTTTGTGAAGATTAA
- the LOC129185052 gene encoding low affinity immunoglobulin epsilon Fc receptor-like isoform X1 — protein MPVTFNSKSGVIGTDGWNLMDSDCKSSQYGDRFPRSVWWIGAAAVCLGLLYLLLIIIIAMVAQHIGQTPLQDTEQLPIRIMGCDNLTSQCIKLQSKYNTLLESNNQLENKLCSLTKEKDIVTGERDTLQNNRDSLQNERDVLRNERNTLHSERDTLKYQRDTFRSERDTLQNEQEALEKERDTLKGEKESLQNDRDTLQNEKGTLKAERDTLQREKETLKSELDTLQTERETLKSERDILKGEKISLQNDRDTLRSEKETLRSERDTLKGEKETLKNERNTVMTERDSLRDERDHLKLVSSNLTKELEVLQSRFNTVVESRDGLKEEAKELNQDRTEKLCPSDWVKFQEKCYYISKQDNTHSWKASRRDCKDRGGDLAIITTREEQDFVSAYYDRIWIGLSDLDHEGKWKWVNGEELDFKGFWQKGEPNNSDGNEDCVEISRSGRGWNDMPCGEQLSWVCED, from the exons ATGCCTGTGACATTTAACAGCAAGTCAGGGGTGATTGGAACAGATGGGTGGAATTTGATGGACTCGGATTGTAAATCATCACAATATGGAGACAGATTTCCAAGATCAG TGTGGTggattggagctgctgctgtgtgtctgGGGCTGCTGTATCTtctgctgattattattatagccATGGTGGCCCAAC aTATCGGGCAAACCCCTCTTCAAGACACCGAACAACTGCCCATTCGTATAATGGGGTGTGATAATCTGACTTCACAATGTATAAAGTTACAGAGCAAATACAACACCTTGCTGGAAAGCAACAACCAGTTAGAGAACAAGCTCTGTTCTTTGACTAAAGAGAAAGACATCGTCACAGGAGAGCGGGACACCCTTCAAAACAATAGAGACAGCCTTCAGAACGAGCGAGACGTTCTCCGAAATGAGCGAAACACCCTGCACAGTGAACGTGACACCCTCAAATATCAGCGAGACACCTTCAGGAGTGAGCGAGACACCCTGCAAAATGAGCAAGAAGCCCTCGAGAAGGAGCGAGACACTCTCAAGGGTGAGAAAGAATCCCTCCAAAATGACAGAGACACCCTCCAAAATGAGAAAGGAACCCTCAAAGCTGAGCGCGACACCCTCCAAAGAGAGAAAGAAACCCTCAAAAGTGAGCTGGACACCCTCCAAACTGAGCGAGAAACTCTCAAAAGTGAGCGAGACATTCTGAAGGGTGAGAAAATATCACTCCAAAATGACAGGGACACCCTCCGAAGTGAGAAAGAAACCCTCAGAAGTGAGCGAGACACTCTCAAGGGTGAGAAAGAAACTCTAAAAAATGAGCGAAACACCGTCATGACTGAGCGAGACTCCTTAAGAGACGAACGAGATCATCTGAAGTTGGTATCCAGCAATCTGACCAAAGAGTTGGAGGTCCTGCAGAGTCGATTCAACACCGTGGTTGAAAGTCGAGATGGCTTGAAGGAGGAGGCTAAAGAGTTAAATCAGGACAGAACAG AAAAACTTTGTCCATCGGACTGGGTCAAATTCCAGGAGAAATGCTACTACATTTCTAAACAAGATAACACTCATTCGTGGAAAGCAAGTAGAAGAGACTGTAAAGACAGAGGAGGTGACCTGGCCATCATCACCACAAGAGAGGAGCAGGATTTTGTCAGCGCATACTATGATCGAATCTGGATCGGTCTGTCTGACTTGGATCATGAGGGCAAGTGGAAGTGGGTGAACGGGGAAGAACTGGACTTTAAAGGATTCTGGCAGAAAGGGGAGCCCAACAACTCAGATGGAAATGAGGACTGTGTGGAGATTTCACGTTCAGGAAGGGGATGGAACGATATGCCTTGCGGCGAGCAATTGTCTTGGGTTTGTGAAGATTAA